In the Flavisolibacter tropicus genome, one interval contains:
- the secE gene encoding preprotein translocase subunit SecE, translating into MNKISNYFSDSIKELTEKVTWPTWTQLQQSTMIVLGATLVTTAIVGLMDFVAAGGLNFIYKLF; encoded by the coding sequence ATGAACAAAATTTCTAACTACTTCAGCGATTCTATTAAAGAATTGACAGAAAAAGTGACCTGGCCTACATGGACACAGTTGCAACAATCTACGATGATTGTTCTGGGTGCTACCTTGGTTACCACTGCTATTGTAGGTTTAATGGATTTCGTGGCTGCAGGTGGCTTGAATTTTATTTACAAATTGTTCTAA
- the tuf gene encoding elongation factor Tu, producing the protein MAKENFKRDKPHVNVGTIGHVDHGKTTLTAAITTILSQKGLAEAKKYDEIDGAPEEKERGITINTAHVEYQTANRHYAHVDCPGHADYVKNMITGAAQMDGAILVVAATDGPMPQTKEHILLARQVGVPRIVVFMNKVDLVDDPELLELVEMEIRDLLSSYGFDGDNTPIIQGSATGALAGDAKWVAKVEELMDAVDTYIPLPPRPVDLPFLMSVEDVFSITGRGTVATGRIERGRIKVGEPVEIVGLMDAPLTSTCTGVEMFRKLLDEGEAGDNAGLLLRGIDKTQIRRGMVIVKPGSITPHTEFKGEVYVLSKEEGGRHTPFFNKYRPQFYFRTTDVTGECVLPEGTEMVMPGDNTSLTVKLIQPIAMEKGLKFAIREGGRTVGAGQVTEILK; encoded by the coding sequence ATGGCAAAAGAGAATTTTAAGCGGGATAAACCGCACGTTAACGTTGGTACCATCGGTCACGTAGACCACGGTAAAACCACTTTGACCGCTGCTATCACTACCATTCTGTCTCAGAAAGGTTTAGCAGAGGCTAAGAAGTACGATGAAATTGATGGTGCTCCTGAAGAAAAAGAAAGAGGTATTACCATTAATACAGCTCACGTTGAGTATCAGACGGCTAACCGTCACTACGCTCACGTTGACTGTCCTGGTCACGCTGACTACGTAAAAAACATGATTACCGGTGCTGCGCAAATGGACGGTGCTATCTTAGTTGTGGCTGCTACAGATGGTCCTATGCCTCAGACAAAAGAGCACATTCTTTTGGCTCGTCAGGTAGGCGTACCTCGTATCGTTGTTTTCATGAACAAAGTTGACTTAGTTGACGATCCAGAATTGTTAGAGCTTGTAGAAATGGAAATCCGTGACTTGTTAAGCTCTTACGGTTTTGACGGTGACAATACTCCAATCATCCAAGGTTCTGCTACTGGCGCTTTAGCTGGTGATGCAAAATGGGTTGCTAAGGTTGAAGAGTTGATGGACGCTGTAGATACTTACATTCCATTGCCTCCTCGTCCAGTTGATCTTCCATTCTTGATGTCAGTTGAAGACGTATTCTCTATCACTGGTCGTGGTACTGTTGCTACTGGCCGTATTGAAAGAGGTCGTATTAAAGTAGGTGAGCCTGTTGAGATCGTAGGTTTGATGGATGCTCCTTTAACTTCTACTTGTACAGGTGTGGAAATGTTCCGCAAACTATTAGATGAAGGTGAAGCTGGTGATAACGCAGGTCTGTTATTACGTGGTATCGATAAAACTCAGATCCGTCGCGGTATGGTTATCGTGAAGCCTGGTTCTATCACTCCTCACACTGAATTCAAAGGTGAAGTATACGTACTGAGCAAAGAAGAAGGTGGTCGTCACACTCCATTCTTTAACAAATACCGTCCTCAGTTCTATTTCCGTACAACTGACGTAACTGGTGAGTGCGTATTGCCAGAAGGTACTGAAATGGTAATGCCTGGTGATAACACTAGCTTAACTGTAAAACTGATCCAACCAATCGCCATGGAGAAAGGTTTGAAATTCGCTATCCGTGAAGGTGGTCGTACAGTAGGTGCTGGTCAGGTTACTGAAATCTTAAAATAA
- a CDS encoding LTA synthase family protein, whose translation MLLLTVLIVTADLEVYKQWAFRIDATPLKYLNSPKEAWASISHLPVFWILLAVTIFYVLLLAAFKKGIARLIYLLSKPIHWGVGVLSVSMFSVLMIVALRGGLQLAPLNQSTVYFSTNNFANQAAINASWNFLHGVMNQSGVNRNPYNYFSSEKAKRTVDSLFKTSGTTPALLNTTTPNIILIIWESFTEKATHLAIDGTEVTPGFNQLKKEGLYFSQLYASGDRTDKGLAAVLSGYPALPNASIIRTPNKAAKLAVLPTLLKERNYQIPFFYGGEPEFANIKSYLLHGNFNPLVDVSDFDKKDQNSKWGAHDGVVANRMLQYVNSVKAPFFATWLTLSSHEPFEVPETPAFKGNDNTSKFLNSLHYTDRVLSDFIEKAKQQPWWKNTLVVVIADHGHPLPETPHRINNFKIPMLWLGGALKASGTVHDKVMNQTDLAATLSAQLGITNASFPFSKNSFDTTSKPWSFFSFNNGFGWVTPTGYVLYDHVGKQVIEKGGQMDTTSIDDGKALQQFIYSDYINK comes from the coding sequence GTGCTGCTGTTAACTGTATTAATAGTTACAGCCGACCTAGAGGTTTATAAGCAGTGGGCATTCCGTATTGATGCAACTCCTTTAAAATATCTCAATTCACCAAAAGAGGCGTGGGCATCAATCAGCCACTTGCCTGTATTCTGGATTCTGCTGGCAGTGACCATTTTTTATGTGCTTTTATTAGCTGCATTCAAAAAAGGTATCGCCCGACTTATCTACCTCTTAAGTAAGCCAATTCATTGGGGAGTTGGGGTACTGTCAGTTAGTATGTTTTCGGTTTTAATGATTGTTGCTTTACGTGGTGGACTACAATTAGCTCCTTTAAACCAAAGTACAGTTTACTTCAGTACAAACAATTTTGCTAATCAGGCTGCTATTAATGCTTCCTGGAATTTCCTGCATGGTGTTATGAATCAATCAGGAGTGAATCGGAATCCGTATAATTATTTCTCGTCAGAAAAAGCAAAGCGAACTGTAGATAGTCTATTTAAGACATCCGGAACAACACCAGCACTACTAAATACTACAACACCCAATATTATTCTGATCATCTGGGAGAGCTTTACAGAAAAAGCTACTCACCTTGCTATTGATGGTACAGAAGTAACACCCGGCTTTAATCAGCTAAAGAAAGAGGGACTATATTTTAGCCAGTTATATGCAAGTGGAGATAGAACTGATAAAGGACTTGCAGCTGTACTAAGTGGTTATCCAGCTTTGCCAAACGCCTCTATTATCCGAACACCCAATAAGGCAGCCAAGCTGGCTGTTTTACCAACTCTATTAAAAGAAAGAAACTACCAGATTCCTTTCTTTTATGGGGGAGAACCTGAGTTTGCCAATATCAAATCATACTTATTACATGGGAACTTTAATCCCTTGGTAGATGTTAGCGATTTTGATAAAAAAGATCAGAATTCAAAATGGGGTGCACATGATGGCGTGGTGGCTAATCGCATGTTACAATATGTAAACAGCGTTAAAGCACCATTTTTTGCTACCTGGCTTACTTTAAGTAGTCATGAACCCTTTGAAGTACCAGAAACACCAGCCTTTAAAGGCAATGATAATACATCAAAATTCCTCAATTCATTACACTATACCGATCGGGTACTTAGTGATTTTATAGAAAAAGCGAAACAGCAGCCCTGGTGGAAAAATACACTTGTAGTTGTTATTGCCGATCATGGGCACCCACTTCCGGAGACGCCCCATCGGATTAATAACTTTAAAATTCCCATGTTGTGGTTAGGTGGAGCATTGAAAGCCTCAGGTACGGTTCATGATAAGGTTATGAACCAAACAGACTTGGCAGCTACCTTATCGGCTCAATTAGGAATAACAAATGCATCATTTCCTTTTAGTAAAAATAGTTTTGATACTACTTCAAAGCCTTGGAGCTTCTTTTCTTTCAATAATGGCTTTGGCTGGGTAACACCTACAGGTTATGTTCTTTATGACCATGTAGGTAAACAAGTAATTGAAAAAGGAGGGCAGATGGATACTACAAGTATAGATGATGGAAAGGCCTTACAGCAATTTATATATTCTGATTACATCAATAAATAG
- the nusG gene encoding transcription termination/antitermination protein NusG: MESTTQNTQSQQQETKWYVLRVVSGKERKVKEYLDKEVSRGGWDNIVKQVFLPVEKVYKVQNGKKVMRERNYYPGYVMIEVADGKLNDDLRDTIKNTSNVIHFLGKDNPIALRKAEVNKMLGKMDEMAEAGGLSMSEPFIVGETIKIIEGPFNDFNGVIEEVNDEKKKLKVTVKIFGRSTPVELNYMQVEKLS; encoded by the coding sequence ATGGAGTCAACTACACAAAATACACAGTCACAACAGCAAGAGACCAAATGGTATGTACTACGTGTGGTTAGTGGCAAAGAGCGTAAGGTAAAAGAATACTTAGATAAAGAAGTATCAAGAGGGGGCTGGGACAATATCGTTAAACAGGTATTTCTTCCAGTAGAGAAAGTGTATAAAGTGCAGAATGGTAAAAAAGTAATGCGTGAGCGCAACTATTATCCTGGTTATGTGATGATAGAAGTGGCTGACGGTAAATTAAACGACGATTTAAGAGATACTATTAAAAATACCTCTAACGTTATTCACTTCTTAGGTAAAGACAATCCAATTGCTTTACGTAAAGCTGAAGTAAATAAAATGTTGGGTAAGATGGATGAAATGGCTGAAGCGGGTGGCTTGAGCATGAGTGAGCCTTTCATTGTTGGTGAAACGATCAAGATCATCGAAGGTCCTTTCAACGATTTTAATGGTGTAATTGAAGAAGTTAATGACGAGAAGAAGAAATTGAAAGTAACTGTAAAAATCTTTGGTCGCTCTACACCTGTTGAGCTAAACTACATGCAGGTTGAAAAGTTGAGTTAA